In Labeo rohita strain BAU-BD-2019 chromosome 16, IGBB_LRoh.1.0, whole genome shotgun sequence, one DNA window encodes the following:
- the arhgef1b gene encoding rho guanine nucleotide exchange factor 1b isoform X8 has product MSSHISATSPVLSCPVLSCSFVSSLFLSCFFTLLSCPVLLFPFHSCLVLYFLVLSYPFIFVLFSFIVLSSPFIPFLSYLVLSFSSCSCLVLSFPFLSFPFLSCFYLFLFLFLLICFPFLFFFYSFFTTPFLFYLVLSFLSLSCLSYPVLSCLFLSFPFFPILSFPSFPFFFSSSHYFPFHILPISFPFLSFPFSLSFFSLSIASSSFSFPFPYLLSFLTTPFLSCLFLFVPVFSFPLLSFPFLFCPVLSFPFLFCPVLSFPSFPFFFSSSDHFPFLILPISSTFISSSSSLSVPILPLFFNSSFFSYSAFALPVSFPPHFSWVFRNVRRSESLCVERRHSRRSGSTRAKQSRSRSDVDLQSTSTSHPLSPSPQHSVSAEGGLLTDGLSTGPAFGPFPQQEEMEPRLLELEQDPPNWRVLASSEELNKLSKKEIKRQEIINELFATEHAHVRMLSVLQTVFSRPLEREEIMTVTELATIFPSLDEIIEMHYAFYENLKRLRQEDEYIVKIISTPLLNRFSGSEGEWFQKLTARFCSYQSWALEQIKSRQKKDPRFNAFILEAESKPQCRRLQLKDIIPIEMQRLTKYPLLLENIAKNTDDAVEKENINQAAESCRKILNHVNEEVKLMENLLILKDYQRRLDTSGLKPSNDLYSEYKNIDLTTRKMLFEGPLTWRVTKEKAIDVHCVLLSDLLVLFQKQDDKMVLKCQSKSNIAAQEGKQMLSPVIKLESVFLRDVATDPKALYVIFTWDSGAQIYELVAQSGGEKKNWTEVIKTTVDELKKRGGNKPQREKGSIHGSIPGTAYSPVHPPLSPTENGGDLLKRSGRFKDSLTDEKSRDSDSLIDFLAANGFDLLSHSHTPPEKFATDALDEVMYLKRLFVGSISLSDDSQTLGENGGTAPERQEADGGQSSVEESSTEGGTEGEQTGGDGGSKGEEESGISAPLVLSQERLEEVQRRLQSIEEQLKRLQAMEEDHHKLQEALAKYSLQGGHYN; this is encoded by the exons ATGTCCTCCCACATTTCTGCTACTTcccctgtcctgtcctgtcctgtcctgtcctgttcTTTTGTTTCCTCTCTTTTCCtgtcttgtttttttactttgttgtCTTGTCCTGTTCTTTTGTTTCCTTTCCATTCCTGTCTTGTCCTTTACTTTCTTGTCTTGTCCTATCCTTTcatttttgtcctgttttcCTTTATTGTCCTGTCCTCTCCTTTCATTCCTTTCCTGTCCTATCTTGTCTTGTCCTTTTCTTCATGTTCCTGTcttgtcctttcctttcctttcctttcctttcctttcctttcctgttTTTATCTCTTCCTCTTCCTTTTCCTGCTTATTTGTTTcccttttctcttctttttttattccttttttacCACCCCTTTCCTTTTTTATCTTGTCTTGTCATTCTTGTCTTTATCTTGTCTTTCTtatcctgtcctgtcctgtcttttcctttcctttcctttttttcctatTCTGTcttttccttcctttccttttttcttttcatcttccCACTATTTTCCTTTCCATATTCTTCCTATCTCTTTCCCTTTCCTTTCATTTCCTTTTTCCCTTTCCTTCTTTTCCCTGTCCATTGCTTCGTCTTCCTTTTCGTTCCCTTTTCCTTATCTTCTATCCTTTCTTACCACTCCTTTCCTATCTTGTCTTTTCCTTTTTGTTCCtgtcttttcctttcctttactgtcctttcctttcctgttttgtcctgtcctgtcttttcctttcctgttttgtcctgtcctgtcttttccttcctttccttttttcttttcttcttccgACCATTTTCCTTTCCTTATTCTTCCTATCTCTTCCACTTTcatttcctcttcctcttccctTTCTGTTCCTATCTTACCACTTTTCTTCaattcttctttcttttcttattcTGCTTTTGCTCTACCCGTTTCCTTTCCTCCCCACTTCTCTTGGGTGTTCAGGAATGTACGCCGAAGCGAGAGCCTTTGCGTGGAGCGCCGTCACTCTCGCCGTAGTGGCTCTACCCGGGCCAAGCAGTCTCGCTCCCGTAGCGACGTGGACCTGCAGTCAACTTCCACCTCCCACCCCCTCTCACCCTCCCCACAGCATTCAGTCTC TGCGGAAGGTGGTTTGTTGACTGATGGCCTTAGCACTGGTCCTGCTTTTGGCCCCTTCCCTCAGCAGGAAGAGATGGAGCCCCGTCTCCTGGAGCTTGAGCAGGACCCACCCAACTGGAGGGTCCTTGCTTCATCAGAGGAGCTAAATAAACTGAGCAAGAAGGAAATCAAAAGACAGGAAATCATCAATG AGCTGTTTGCAACAGAGCATGCTCATGTCCGTATGCTGAGTGTATTGCAGACTGTGTTTTCTCGTCCGCTGGAGAGGGAAGAGATTATGACCGTGACTGAGCTGGCCACCATCTTCCCCAGCCTTGATGAGATCATAGAGATGCACT ATGCTTTCTATGAGAATCTAAAAAGACTGCGGCAGGAGGATGAGTACATTGTCAAAATCATAAGCACGCCACTTCTCAACAGG TTCAGTGGATCAGAGGGAGAATGGTTTCAGAAGCTCACCGCACGCTTCTGTAGCTACCAGTCCTGGGCTCTAGAGCAGATAAAGAGCAGACAGAAGAAGGATCCCCGTTTTAATGCTTTCATACTG gAGGCAGAGAGTAAGCCACAGTGTCGGAGGCTACAGCTGAAGGACATCATTCCCATAGAGATGCAAAGACTAACCAAGTACCCTCTTTTGCTGGAAAACATTGCCAAGAACACAG ATGATGCAGTAGAAAAAGAGAACATTAACCAAGCAGCAGAATCGTGCCGTAAGATCCTCAACCACGTCAATGAAGAAGTCAAACTCATGGAGAACCTGCTG attttaaaagacTACCAGCGCCGGCTGGACACCTCAGGACTGAAACCGAGCAATGACCTCTACAGTGAGTACAAG AACATTGATCTGACCACCAGAAAGATGCTGTTTGAAGGACCACTGACATGGAGGGTGACCAAGGAGAAAGCGATCG ATGTGCACTGTGTTTTGCTGTCAGACCTGCTGGTCTTGTTTCAGAAGCAGGATGATAAGATGGTTTTGAAGTGTCAGAGCAAAAGCAACATTGCCGCTCAGGAAGGCAAACAGATGCTGAGTCCAGTCATCAAACTAGAATCTGTTTTCCTCAGAGATGTGGCCACTG ACCCGAAGGCCCTCTATGTCATCTTCACCTGGGACAGCGGCGCGCAGATCTATGAACTGGTTGCTCAGTCCGGCGGTGAGAAGAAAAA TTGGACAGAGGTGATTAAGACTACGGTTGACGAGTTGAAGAAGAGGGGTGGGAATAAGCCGCAAAGAGAAAAAGGTAGCATACACGGCAGCATACCTGGAACTGCATACAGCCC TGTGCATCCCCCTCTTAGCCCCACCGAGAATGGAGGAGACCTGTTGAAACGCAGTG GGCGATTTAAAGACAGTCTTACTGATGAGAAGAGCAGAGATAGTGATTCACTCATAGACTTCCTAGCAGCCAATGGCTTTGATCTGCTCAGCCATAGTCACACCCCTCCGGAGAAGTTTGCTACTGATGCTTTGGATGAAG TCATGTATCTGAAGAGGCTATTTGTCGGGAGTATTAGCCTGTCAGATGACTCTCAGACTCTTGGGGAAAATGGAGGGACGGCACCTGAAAGACAGGAGGCAGATGGAGGTCAGTCGTCAG TGGAGGAATCCAGCACAGAAGGAGGAACTGAAGGAGAACAGACTGGGGGAGATGGAGGAAGTAAAGGAGAAGAGGAAAGTGGGATCAGTGCTCCTTTAGTGCTTTCTCAGGAACGCCTGGAGGAGGTGCAGAGGAGACTGCAGTCTATTGAGGAGCAGCTGAAGAGACTGCAG GCTATGGAGGAGGACCATCATAAGTTGCAAGAGGCTCTTGCTAAATATTCACTTCAGGGGGGCCATTACAATTGA
- the cd79a gene encoding B-cell antigen receptor complex-associated protein alpha chain: MVFKLVIALSFLAAVCNASLELQLESDKPLLRVALSHKATIKCCYRWKENPHVSWMMNIYSTNGTTKPSLVNLPVNKTEKGKNVTCHFLVFKEVRLSDTALYQCRLNHSSVHIFTHGTFLQVYIPLQKTLNLSESVKNSIITAEGVLLLLSVLIPGTMLLCKSKSLNQLEKKKEREEENIYEGLNLDDCSAAYHQIQRTNQGPYQDVGSCEEDIQLEKP; the protein is encoded by the exons ATGGTGTTCAAACTGGTGATTGCCTTGAGTTTCTTGGCAG CTGTTTGCAACGCTAGTCTAGAGCTACAACTGGAGTCGGATAAGCCGTTGCTGCGTGTGGCTCTCTCCCATAAAGCCACCATCAAATGCTGCTACCGCTGGAAAGAGAATCCCCATGTCTCCTGGATGATGAACATTTACTCCACCAATGGTACCACAAAGCCCAGTTTAGTAAATCTGCCCGTAAACAAGACAGAAAAAGGGAAAAATGTCACATGCCATTTCCTGGTTTTCAAGGAGGTCCGTCTCAGTGATACTGCCTTGTACCAGTGTAGACTGAATCATAGCTCTGTTCACATCTTTACCCATGGTACCTTCCTTCAAGTATACA TACCTTTGCAGAAGACCTTGAACCTCAGCGAGAGTGTGAAGAACAGCATCATTACAGCAGAAGGGGTGTTGCTGCTGCTGAGTGTGTTGATCCCTGGCACCATGCTTCTCTGCAAG tCAAAGAGTTTGAATCAGCtggagaagaagaaagaaagggaAGAGGAGAATATCTATGAG GGTCTAAACCTGGATGACTGCAGTGCAGCTTACCATCAAATTCAACGCACCAATCAAGGCCCCTATCAGGATGTGGGCAGCTGTGAAGAAGACATTCAGCTGGAGAAGCCGTAG
- the arhgef1b gene encoding rho guanine nucleotide exchange factor 1b isoform X9, which translates to MLLNFKRPSIVADKDKSTCIFGAVAFYMKHLGVRTRALDNKKAKSGWRPSVPSVLKPWGTSKPSKPIKPPGFTHDGKQTRLDFEVKQLKPTPAPHRASITDSGAAQGRKPGVAGSGSTHAPDGSEESISVSVSPSPGDSQNDMGVNNNRSDPKPVPESGDASPVSTAGSLSIAETPSFVDLLPEDNQDSRKKTRNVRRSESLCVERRHSRRSGSTRAKQSRSRSDVDLQSTSTSHPLSPSPQHSVSAEGGLLTDGLSTGPAFGPFPQQEEMEPRLLELEQDPPNWRVLASSEELNKLSKKEIKRQEIINELFATEHAHVRMLSVLQTVFSRPLEREEIMTVTELATIFPSLDEIIEMHYAFYENLKRLRQEDEYIVKIISTPLLNRFSGSEGEWFQKLTARFCSYQSWALEQIKSRQKKDPRFNAFILEAESKPQCRRLQLKDIIPIEMQRLTKYPLLLENIAKNTDDAVEKENINQAAESCRKILNHVNEEVKLMENLLILKDYQRRLDTSGLKPSNDLYSEYKNIDLTTRKMLFEGPLTWRVTKEKAIDVHCVLLSDLLVLFQKQDDKMVLKCQSKSNIAAQEGKQMLSPVIKLESVFLRDVATDPKALYVIFTWDSGAQIYELVAQSGGEKKNWTEVIKTTVDELKKRGGNKPQREKGSIHGSIPGTAYSPVHPPLSPTENGGDLLKRSGRFKDSLTDEKSRDSDSLIDFLAANGFDLLSHSHTPPEKFATDALDEVMYLKRLFVGSISLSDDSQTLGENGGTAPERQEADGGQSSVEESSTEGGTEGEQTGGDGGSKGEEESGISAPLVLSQERLEEVQRRLQSIEEQLKRLQAMEEDHHKLQEALAKYSLQGGHYN; encoded by the exons ATGTTACTTAACTTTAAgcg CCCCTCGATTGTTGCAGACAAGGACAAAAg taCCTGCATCTTTGGAGCAGTGGCTTTTTATATGAAGCACCTTGGCGTCAGGACCAGAGCACTTGACAACAAGAAAGCTAAGTCAGGATGGCGGCCCTCTGTCCCTTCTGTGTTAAAG CCATGGGGAACCAGCAAACCCAGCAAACCCATCAAACCGCCTGGATTCACCC ATGATGGTAAGCAAACTAGATTGGACTTTGAAG TAAAGCAACTCAAGCCAACTCCAGCACCTCATCGAGCGTCCATAACCGATAGCGGCGCCGCTCAAGGGCGGAAACCTGGTGTGGCAGGGTCAGGTAGTACGCATGCCCCGGATGGCAGTGAAGAGTCCATCAGCGTCAGCGTTTCTCCTAGTCCTGGTGATTCTCAGAATGACATGG GTGTCAACAACAATCGCTCAGATCCCAAACCAGTCCCAGAGTCGGGAGACGCATCTCCTGTCAGTACTGCTGGGAGTCTCTCCATTGCTGAAACTCCCTCTTTCGTTGACCTCCTTCCAGAGGACAATCAGGACAGCAG AAAGAAGACAAG GAATGTACGCCGAAGCGAGAGCCTTTGCGTGGAGCGCCGTCACTCTCGCCGTAGTGGCTCTACCCGGGCCAAGCAGTCTCGCTCCCGTAGCGACGTGGACCTGCAGTCAACTTCCACCTCCCACCCCCTCTCACCCTCCCCACAGCATTCAGTCTC TGCGGAAGGTGGTTTGTTGACTGATGGCCTTAGCACTGGTCCTGCTTTTGGCCCCTTCCCTCAGCAGGAAGAGATGGAGCCCCGTCTCCTGGAGCTTGAGCAGGACCCACCCAACTGGAGGGTCCTTGCTTCATCAGAGGAGCTAAATAAACTGAGCAAGAAGGAAATCAAAAGACAGGAAATCATCAATG AGCTGTTTGCAACAGAGCATGCTCATGTCCGTATGCTGAGTGTATTGCAGACTGTGTTTTCTCGTCCGCTGGAGAGGGAAGAGATTATGACCGTGACTGAGCTGGCCACCATCTTCCCCAGCCTTGATGAGATCATAGAGATGCACT ATGCTTTCTATGAGAATCTAAAAAGACTGCGGCAGGAGGATGAGTACATTGTCAAAATCATAAGCACGCCACTTCTCAACAGG TTCAGTGGATCAGAGGGAGAATGGTTTCAGAAGCTCACCGCACGCTTCTGTAGCTACCAGTCCTGGGCTCTAGAGCAGATAAAGAGCAGACAGAAGAAGGATCCCCGTTTTAATGCTTTCATACTG gAGGCAGAGAGTAAGCCACAGTGTCGGAGGCTACAGCTGAAGGACATCATTCCCATAGAGATGCAAAGACTAACCAAGTACCCTCTTTTGCTGGAAAACATTGCCAAGAACACAG ATGATGCAGTAGAAAAAGAGAACATTAACCAAGCAGCAGAATCGTGCCGTAAGATCCTCAACCACGTCAATGAAGAAGTCAAACTCATGGAGAACCTGCTG attttaaaagacTACCAGCGCCGGCTGGACACCTCAGGACTGAAACCGAGCAATGACCTCTACAGTGAGTACAAG AACATTGATCTGACCACCAGAAAGATGCTGTTTGAAGGACCACTGACATGGAGGGTGACCAAGGAGAAAGCGATCG ATGTGCACTGTGTTTTGCTGTCAGACCTGCTGGTCTTGTTTCAGAAGCAGGATGATAAGATGGTTTTGAAGTGTCAGAGCAAAAGCAACATTGCCGCTCAGGAAGGCAAACAGATGCTGAGTCCAGTCATCAAACTAGAATCTGTTTTCCTCAGAGATGTGGCCACTG ACCCGAAGGCCCTCTATGTCATCTTCACCTGGGACAGCGGCGCGCAGATCTATGAACTGGTTGCTCAGTCCGGCGGTGAGAAGAAAAA TTGGACAGAGGTGATTAAGACTACGGTTGACGAGTTGAAGAAGAGGGGTGGGAATAAGCCGCAAAGAGAAAAAGGTAGCATACACGGCAGCATACCTGGAACTGCATACAGCCC TGTGCATCCCCCTCTTAGCCCCACCGAGAATGGAGGAGACCTGTTGAAACGCAGTG GGCGATTTAAAGACAGTCTTACTGATGAGAAGAGCAGAGATAGTGATTCACTCATAGACTTCCTAGCAGCCAATGGCTTTGATCTGCTCAGCCATAGTCACACCCCTCCGGAGAAGTTTGCTACTGATGCTTTGGATGAAG TCATGTATCTGAAGAGGCTATTTGTCGGGAGTATTAGCCTGTCAGATGACTCTCAGACTCTTGGGGAAAATGGAGGGACGGCACCTGAAAGACAGGAGGCAGATGGAGGTCAGTCGTCAG TGGAGGAATCCAGCACAGAAGGAGGAACTGAAGGAGAACAGACTGGGGGAGATGGAGGAAGTAAAGGAGAAGAGGAAAGTGGGATCAGTGCTCCTTTAGTGCTTTCTCAGGAACGCCTGGAGGAGGTGCAGAGGAGACTGCAGTCTATTGAGGAGCAGCTGAAGAGACTGCAG GCTATGGAGGAGGACCATCATAAGTTGCAAGAGGCTCTTGCTAAATATTCACTTCAGGGGGGCCATTACAATTGA